In Vicinamibacteria bacterium, one DNA window encodes the following:
- a CDS encoding TIGR02757 family protein — MNQRQQLLLEGLERLRARYDARYLESDPLEFPHRYPDPMDREVIGLVASALAFGNVASIRQSLERLCAWMGSRPAEFAIRLSVGPALTALGGFRHRWIDARDVVCLVRWAGLMIQTKGSIGAFFAEGYVEGDMAGSISAFRERALRLDHGGVYRSRQLPPSARVRFFFPSALTGACKRTNMYLRWMARPDDGVDLGLWPFVRTRDLVVPLDTHLYRIGRALRWTRRKTPGWRTACDITRSLSRLDPDDPVKYDFALSRMGILHDCPRHRNGFACELCELRRGLRHR; from the coding sequence ATGAACCAGCGTCAGCAACTCCTTCTCGAGGGACTCGAACGGCTCCGCGCACGTTACGACGCGCGCTATCTGGAGTCGGACCCGCTGGAATTCCCTCACCGATACCCGGATCCGATGGACCGCGAGGTCATCGGGCTCGTGGCCTCAGCGCTCGCGTTCGGAAACGTCGCCTCGATCCGCCAGAGTCTCGAGCGCCTCTGCGCCTGGATGGGCAGCCGGCCAGCCGAGTTTGCCATTCGCCTTTCTGTCGGGCCGGCCCTGACGGCTCTCGGCGGATTTCGTCATCGCTGGATCGACGCAAGGGACGTCGTCTGTCTGGTCCGTTGGGCGGGGTTGATGATCCAGACCAAGGGAAGCATCGGTGCGTTCTTCGCGGAAGGCTACGTGGAAGGGGACATGGCGGGGAGCATCTCCGCCTTCCGGGAGCGAGCGCTACGGCTGGATCACGGCGGCGTTTATCGCTCTCGGCAATTGCCCCCGAGCGCCCGGGTGCGATTCTTCTTCCCGAGCGCGCTCACCGGTGCGTGCAAGAGGACCAACATGTATCTTCGCTGGATGGCTCGGCCCGACGACGGCGTCGATCTGGGGCTTTGGCCGTTCGTGAGGACTCGGGACCTCGTCGTACCACTCGACACCCACCTCTACCGCATCGGAAGAGCCCTGCGATGGACGCGAAGGAAGACGCCCGGCTGGAGGACGGCATGCGACATCACCCGAAGCCTGTCCCGACTCGATCCCGACGATCCGGTGAAGTACGACTTCGCCCTCTCGCGAATGGGAATTCTGCACGACTGCCCCCGTCATCGGAACGGATTCGCCTGCGAGCTGTGTGAGCTCCGCAGAGGCTTGCGCCATCGATGA